A section of the Papio anubis isolate 15944 chromosome 16, Panubis1.0, whole genome shotgun sequence genome encodes:
- the TOB2 gene encoding protein Tob2 produces the protein MQLEIKVALNFIISYLYNKLPRRRADLFGEELERLLKNKYEGHWYPEKPLKGSGFRCVHIGEMVDPVVELAAKRSGLAVEDVRANVPEELSVWIDPFEVSYQIGEKGAVKVLYLDDSEGCGAPELDKEIKSSFNPDAQVFVPIGSQDSSLSNSPSPSFGQSPSPTFIPRSAQPITFTTASFAATKFGSTKMKKGGGAASGGGVASSGAGGQQPPQQPRMARSPTNSLLKHKSLSLSMHSLNFITANPAPQSQLSPNAKEFVYNGGGSPSLFFDAADGQGSGAGTCNSSSFDMAQVFGGGANSLFLEKTPFVEGLSYNLNTMQYPSQPFQPVVLAN, from the coding sequence ATGCAGCTAGAGATCAAAGTGGCCCTGAACTTCATCATCTCCTACTTGTACAACAAGCTGCCCCGGCGCCGGGCAGACCTGTTTGGGGAGGAGCTAGAGcggcttttgaaaaataaatatgaaggcCACTGGTACCCTGAAAAACCCCTGAAGGGCTCTGGCTTCCGCTGTGTTCACATTGGGGAGATGGTGGACCCCGTGGTGGAGCTGGCCGCCAAGCGGAGTGGCCTGGCGGTGGAAGATGTGCGGGCCAATGTGCCTGAGGAGCTGAGTGTCTGGATTGATCCCTTTGAGGTGTCCTACCAGATTGGTGAGAAGGGAGCTGTGAAAGTGCTGTACCTGGATGATAGTGAGGGCTGTGGTGCCCCAGAGCTGGACAAGGAGATCAAGAGCAGCTTCAACCCTGACGCCCAGGTGTTCGTGCCCATTGGCAGCCAGGACAGCTCCCTGTCTAACTCCCCATCACCATCCTTTGGCCAGTCACCCAGCCCTACCTTCATTCCCCGCTCCGCTCAGCCCATCACCTTCACCACCGCCTCCTTCGCTGCCACCAAATTTGGCTCCACTAAGATGAAGAAGGGTGGCGGGGCAGCAAGTGGTGGGGGTGTAGCCAGCAGTGGGGCAGGTGGCCAGCAGCCACCACAGCAGCCTCGCATGGCCCGTTCACCCACCAACAGCCTGCTGAAGCACAAGAGCCTCTCTCTGTCTATGCATTCACTGAACTTCATCACGGCCAACCCAGCCCCTCAGTCCCAGCTCTCGCCCAATGCCAAGGAGTTCGTGTACAACGGTGGTGGCTCGCCCAGCCTCTTCTTCGATGCGGCCGATGGCCAGGGCAGTGGGGCTGGCACCTGCAACAGCAGCAGCTTTGACATGGCCCAGGTATTTGGAGGTGGTGCCAACAGCCTCTTCCTGGAGAAGACACCCTTTGTGGAAGGCCTCAGCTACAACCTGAACACCATGCAGTATCCCAGCCAGCCGTTCCAGCCCGTGGTGCTGGCCAACTGA